The Pelmatolapia mariae isolate MD_Pm_ZW linkage group LG10_11, Pm_UMD_F_2, whole genome shotgun sequence genome includes a region encoding these proteins:
- the aspa gene encoding aspartoacylase, translating into MSSYNNTARFSEARRVAIFGGTHGNEMSGVTLVNLWTKNGTEIQRKGVEAVPFITNPKAVEKCTRYVDTDLNRAFTPENLSAPGGNDLPYEVLRAQEINRIFGPKGSPEAYDVIFDLHNTTSNMGCTLILESSKDHFNLQMMNYIKKAMAPASCLVLLNEHPLLKYSTSRSVAKHPVGLEVGPQPQGVLRSNIFEAMRVILKHALDFIELFNEGVEFPPCTVEVFRVLERIDYPRDANGNIIAMVHPNLQDCDWEPLNPGDPMFQTFDGKTIHYQGSGTVYPTFINEAAYYEKQQAFITTRRETLVASAIIKA; encoded by the exons ATGTCTTCTTACAACAACACGGCGCGCTTCAGCGAGGCGAGGAGAGTGGCGATTTTCGGAGGGACGCACGGAAACGAGATGTCAGGCGTGACGCTCGTTAACCTGTGGACGAAGAACGGCACCGAAATACAGAGGAAGGGAGTCGAGGCCGTACCTTTTATCACCAATCCCAAGGCTGTGGAGAAGTGCACCAGATATGTAGACACGGATCTGAACCGAGCCTTCACCCCAGAAAACCTAAG TGCCCCAGGTGGAAACGACCTGCCCTATGAGGTGCTGAGAGCCCAGGAGATCAACAGGATATTTGGTCCCAAAGGAAGCCCGGAGGCCTACGATGTCATCTTTGACCTTCACAACACGACATCCAACATGGGCTGCACTCTGATTCTGGAAAGCTCCAAAGACCACTTCAATCTGCAGATGATGAACTACATAAAG AAAGCCATGGCTCCAGCCAGTTGTCTTGTTCTGCTGAATGAACATCCTCTTCTGAAATATTCCACTTCACGCTCTGTCGCCAAGCACCCTGTTG GTTTGGAAGTGGGTCCTCAGCCTCAAGGTGTTTTAAGAAGCAACATCTTTGAAGCCATGCGAGTGATACTGAAACATGCTCTGGACTTTATTGAACTCTTTAATGAAG GTGTGGAGTTCCCTCCTTGTACAGTTGAAGTTTTCCGAGTCCTAGAGAGGATCGACTACCCCCGAGATGCCAATGGGAACATCATAGCCATGGTTCACCCCAACCTGCAG GACTGTGACTGGGAGCCGCTGAACCCTGGTGACCCAATGTTCCAGACATTTGATGGAAAAACTATCCACTACCAAGGCTCTGGGACGGTCTATCCCACTTTTATTAACGAGGCAGCCTATTATGAGAAACAACAGGCATTTATAACCACTAGGCGAGAAACCTTGGTAGCAAGTGCCATCATCAAAGCATGA